Proteins encoded by one window of Cylindrospermum stagnale PCC 7417:
- the wecB gene encoding non-hydrolyzing UDP-N-acetylglucosamine 2-epimerase, which produces MTHQQRVGVILGTRPEAIKLAPVIQVFQRSPDLELQVILTGQHREMVEQVMQLFNLKADRNLEIMQPQQSLNDITCRSLQGLEALFQENKPNLVLVQGDTTTAFAAALAAFYQKIPVGHVEAGLRTDDLFNPYPEEANRRLISQLTQLHFAPTPWAAENLRRSGVLGEIHLTGNTVIDALLNVAATQPACEIAGLNWDKYRVLLATVHRRENWGEPLQAIAQGFLQILDKFADTALLLPLHRNPTVRVPLQELLGNHPRIFLTEPLDYGELVAAIARSHLLLTDSGGLQEEAPSLGKPVLVLRDTTERPEAVTAGTAKLVGTTSEKIFATASELLSNPNAYTAMANAINPFGDGHAAERILQIVQNYLGCN; this is translated from the coding sequence ATGACTCATCAACAGCGAGTTGGCGTTATTTTGGGTACTCGTCCGGAAGCCATTAAACTAGCGCCAGTGATTCAAGTCTTTCAACGTTCCCCGGACTTGGAGTTGCAAGTAATTTTGACAGGACAGCATCGCGAGATGGTTGAGCAAGTAATGCAACTGTTCAACCTCAAAGCAGATCGTAACCTGGAGATTATGCAGCCGCAGCAATCTCTAAATGATATTACCTGCCGCAGCTTACAAGGCTTAGAGGCGCTATTCCAGGAAAATAAGCCAAATTTAGTTTTAGTACAGGGAGATACTACCACTGCTTTTGCCGCAGCTTTAGCAGCATTTTATCAAAAAATACCTGTAGGTCATGTGGAAGCTGGTTTAAGAACGGATGATTTATTTAATCCTTACCCAGAAGAAGCTAATCGGCGGTTAATTTCTCAACTCACCCAGTTACATTTTGCCCCAACTCCTTGGGCGGCGGAAAACTTGCGCCGTTCTGGTGTGTTGGGAGAAATTCACTTGACGGGTAACACGGTGATTGATGCGCTGTTGAATGTGGCTGCAACTCAACCAGCTTGTGAGATAGCAGGCTTAAACTGGGATAAATATCGTGTTCTGTTAGCTACAGTGCATCGCCGAGAGAATTGGGGAGAACCATTGCAAGCGATCGCCCAAGGGTTTTTGCAGATTTTAGACAAGTTTGCTGATACAGCTTTGCTATTGCCATTACACCGCAATCCGACTGTCAGGGTACCGTTGCAGGAACTTCTAGGCAATCATCCCCGCATCTTTTTGACAGAACCCTTAGATTATGGTGAATTAGTCGCGGCGATCGCGCGATCGCATCTTTTGTTAACCGACTCCGGTGGCTTGCAAGAAGAAGCACCCAGTCTTGGTAAACCTGTGTTAGTTCTCAGAGACACCACAGAAAGACCAGAAGCCGTTACCGCAGGTACCGCCAAACTTGTGGGCACTACCAGTGAGAAAATTTTTGCCACCGCTAGTGAATTACTCAGTAACCCAAATGCATACACAGCAATGGCAAATGCCATTAATCCCTTTGGGGATGGTCATGCAGCAGAACGGATTTTGCAAATTGTGCAAAATTACTTAGGGTGCAACTAA